Part of the Paenibacillus kyungheensis genome, AAATGGTGAGATCAATGTGAAATACCTTGATCCACAGGATGTAAGCACTATTCAAGCAACAGGTAACTTTGATATTCAAGCGTATAGCGAAGGTCGCCTTGCTTATCTTATGTTTAACGAGAACAGCGATACTGGAGTTTTGAATAAAAAAGAAGTGAGACAAGCGATCTCCTACGCACTAAGTCGCGATGAAATTATTCAAGTCGCTTATACATCTACTGATTATGCAGAACCAGCTCGTTCTCCATTTACCCCGGATGCGCTGTATTTTGATAATGATGTAACCACGTATGATAACAATATAGAAAAAGCCAAACAGTTATTGCAACAAGCAGGTGTAAGTAATCTGAAGTTAAGATTTATCGTATCCAGCGGTAACAAATCACAAGAAGCACAGTCCCTTTATATTCAGCAAAAGTTAAAAGAAATCGGTATTGATGTTGAACTACAAAATATGGATTCTTCTGCTTGGTCTAACAAATTTGTAGATCCGAATGCTAAAGATTACGAGCTGGCGATCTCTGGTTATATTATGGGCTATGATCCTGATGCTTATCGTATTTTGTATACATCTAATGAATCGTCTAATTACACTCATTACAACAATAAAAAGGTAGATCAGTTGTTTGTTGAAGGTTCTGCAGAAGCAGATACAACTAAACGTGCAGCTATATACAAAGAACTTCAAGAAATCATCGCAGCAGATGCACCTATTTATCCAATGGCTTATACCAAAACGATTGTAGCAATCGATAAAAAGTATGGTGGTTTAGATAAAGCTATTTTGAAACCTGTCGTTATCTTTGAAGATTTATCTAAAATCTATCTTAAACAATAAGGGAGACAGGTATGAAATCGACTATAGTCAAACGACTTATACAGATCATACCGATGCTTTTATTCGTGTCGATTATCTGCTTCGGGATGATCAAGTTAGCTCCTGGTGATCCTGTACTATCCTTTGTTACTCCTAATATGCATCCTGAAGATATAGAACGTATGCGTCAAAGTCTTGGTCTGGACAAACCAGCATATATTCAGTATTTATTATGGATCAAAGAAGCTTTATCTGGTAATTTAGGTTATTCATTAATTAATCATCAACCTGTATTACAACAAATGCTAGATCGTTTGCCTGCAACAGCCGGTTTGATGGGGATTTCAATCCTCATCTCGGTTGTTCTTGCTATTCCTATTGGTTTATTAGCAGCGGCTAATCGTAACCGTTGGATCGATAAATGTATTAATTTGTTATGTTATATCGGAATTTCGATTCCTGTATTCTGGTTAGCGATCTTGCTTATTTATCTATTTGCTATCAAATTGCACTGGTTACCGAGTGTCGGGATGCGGACGATAGGTGTAGACTCATTTTGGGATATGGTTAAGCATGGAATATTACCATGTGCAGTGTTATCTTTTGGATTTTTAGCAGTCTACGTACGTTATATTCGTTCTAGCACACTAAGCCAACTTAAAGAAGATTATGTACAAATTCAACTTGCTTATGGCTCCAGTCCCAAATTAGTATTGTTTAGACATGTACTCAAGCATGTGCTACTGCCTATTATTACATTACTCGGGATGTCGTTAGCTGATTTGGTTGCAGGTGCTATCGTTACCGAAACTATTTTTTCTTGGCCAGGTATTGGATCGCTAGGAATGACTGCGGTTAAAGGAATGGATTACCCGATGATTATGGGAATAACGTTATTTTCATCGTTGATGTTGATTCTAGGGAATCTGATTGCCGATATTCTTTACCGATTCGCAGATCCAAGAATCAAATCAACGAGGTGAATGATAGTATGAAAAATAAATGGAAACAGGTGAGTAACGAGATAACATCCTCTCCTTTAGGATGGTTAGCGGTTATTGTATTGATTGTGTTTTCGCTAGGCGCTATATTAGCTTCCTTATCTCCCTATGATCCAGATCAGTTAAATGTGATGGAGCGTATGCAACTTCCTAGTAGTGGACATTGGTTTGGAACAGATGATTATGGTCGAGATTATTTTACAAGAGCGTTATATGGTGGACGTATATCGCTGTTAGTCGGTTTTTTATCAATGATTATCGCTACAGTAATCGGTGTGGCAGTCGGCGTAATTAGCGGTTATGCAGGCGGATCGATCGATAATTTATTAATGAGAGCTTTAGAAATTTTGATGTCTATTCCTTCCTTTTTGATTATTTTATTGTTAAGTGTATATTTGAAGCCGGGAATTGGAAATATTATTCTTATTATTGCTTTGTTAATGTGGATGAATATGGCACGTATTATACGAGCAGAGACGATGACTTTAAAAGAAAGAGAGTATGTATTATATGCTCAAGCATCCGGTCAAAGTAGTATAGGTATTATTATGAAGCATATTCTACCGAATTTGATTCCACTTATTATTGTAGGGGCTACTAACAATGTCGCTTCAGCTATTATGATGGAATCGGCTTTAAGCTTTCTGGGATTTGGTGTACAACCTCCAAATGCAACATGGGGCAGTATGCTTAACAATGCGCAGGGGTATTTAGCGCAAGATCCTTTACTAGCTATTTTTCCAGGATTGCTTATATTTTTAACGGTACTTAGCTTTAATATTTTGGGTGATTTATTACGAGCAGGATTTGAACCCAAGTTGATCCGTAGATAATGGGGCTCATGAATAGATACGGACTAGATGGTCTTTTTTGAAAAGAGGTGAATATTCGATGACAGAACCTTTATTATCGGTGAATGATCTAAAAGTTTCATTTGATACCAAAGAAGGAGAAAATCAAGCCCTTCGAGGAGTGAGCTTTGATATTTATACAGGAGAAACGATCGGTATAGTAGGAGAATCCGGTAGTGGAAAAAGTGTCACTGCCAAAGCCATCTTATCTCTTATTACACCACCTGGACGTATATGGAATGGAGATATTCGATTTCACGGACAATCCCTGATCACTTTGAATCCCAAGCAGTGGCGTAAGATTCGTGGTAAGCAGATTGCAATGATTTTTCAAGATCCGATGACTTCTTTGAATCCGGTCAAAAAAATCGGTGATCAAATGATTGAAATTATACGTCGGCATCGTGGGATGAATAAACCAGAAGCACAAGCTGAAGCGATCAAGCAGTTGGAGCAAGTAGGGATTGGTCAAGCAGAGGCAAGGCTACATCAATATCCGCATCAATTTAGTGGTGGTATGCGTCAACGGGTTATGATTGCGATAGCGTTGGCTTGCCAGCCTGAACTTATTATCGCGGACGAGCCGACAACAGCTTTAGATGTTACGATTCAATCGCAAATTCTGTTTTTACTCAAACAGTTAAAAGAGCAGTCTCATACTACAATTGCTTTGATTACTCATGATTTGGGCATTGTCGCTCAAATTTGTACCCGCGTAATTGTTATGTACGGTGGCATGATTATGGAAGAAGGGCTGGTCGAAGACATATTTTATCGTCCGCATCATCCATATACAAAAGGACTGCTTCGTTCGCTACCTAAACGCAGTGAAGGTTTGCGAGAGCGATTAATTCCTATTGAAGGATCACCACCAGATTTATTGCATCCTCCTAGCGGATGTCCATTTATGGAACGTTGTCCGCAAGCACATGAACGTTGTGCTACATTACCACCTGTATCTCATATATCTGAAAGTCATCGTTCGATGTGTTGGTTAGATCAGGAAGGAGCGCATACAACAGATGAATTCAATACGCAAATCTGATAACCGACTAGACTCTACTCCATTAGTACAAGTAGATCAACTTAAAAAGCATTTTGTAACCAGTACTACTATTTGGGGCAAAACAGAACAGGTACTCAAAGCTGTAGACGGTGTTAGTTTTCATATTAACCGTGGAGAAACATTTGGGTTGGTAGGGGAATCAGGGAGCGGCAAATCGACAGTAGGACGTTGTCTACTGCGTTTGTACGATTATACGGATGGAGAAGTCTATTATGATGGACAAAATATTTCCCGTATGTCAGCCAAACAGCTCAAGCCATTTCGTAGACGAATTCAGTCTATTTTTCAAGATCCATATTCTTCGTTAAATCCAGGCATGAATGTTGCGGAATTGATCAGCGAACCTATGAATATTCATCGTATGCATACTGGCAAAGATCGAAAAGAAGCTATTGTTGATTTACTGGAAAAAGTAGGTCTACAAAGTGGACATCTTTATCGTTATCCGCATGAGTTTAGTGGAGGGCAACGTCAACGATTATCTATTGCAAGAGCATTATCTGTAAATCCTGAATTTATTGTGTGTGATGAACCCATCTCAGCGTTAGATGTTTCTATTCAAGCACAAGTGATCAATACCCTCGAAGATTTGCAGACTGAATTAGGCCTAACGTATTTGTTTATTGCACATGATCTATCAATGGTTCATCATATTTCTGATCGAATTGGAGTGATGTACGGCGGACGACTCGTCGAAGTAGCAGACAGTGACGAATTGTACAACAATCCATTACATCCGTATACACAAGCATTGTTATCTTCTATTCCTATTGCTGATCCGCGTGCAGTTATTCAGCCCATTTCATATACACCTTCAGTCGTCGATCCTAATGAAGCAGCACAAGCCTATTTATTACGTGAAGTCAGTCCACGTCACTATGTAAGTAACCTATAGAGTACATTGTAAATAGAAGTACTGTATACAATATCAATCCATATTCGGATAGCTAATAAAATGAAAAAGAACGGTAAAGTAGTCTAGCTACTTTACCGTTCTTTTTATATACAACGAAGAAGTATTATTTAGTTCCAGCTTCTTCTTTTACTTGTTCTTTAGCTTGAGGAACAGATTCCCAGTCTTTCAAGAAACGTTCGATACCGCTATCTGTCAATGGGTGTTTCCACAAAACAGGAACCAAAGTACCTGGAATAGTAGCGATGTGAGCACCAGCAAGAGCAGCTGCTTCTACATGACCTACATTACGGATACTTGCAGCGATAATTTCTGATTTCAAACCATAAGTGTCTAAGATTGTACGAAGATCGCGAATCAATTTCATACCATCAACAGCGATATCATCTAGACGACCTACGAATGGGCTGATGAATGTAGCGCCAGCTTTAGCTGCCATCAAACCTTGTGCTGCGGAGAAGATCAAAGTTACGTTTGTTTTGATACCTTCTTTAGAAAGTTGGTTACAAGCGTACAATCCTTCTTCAGTCATAGGCAATTTAATAACAACGTTTGGTGCCCATTTTGCGATTTCGTGAGCTTCTTTTAACATACCTTCAGCATCAAGGCTTACAACCTCTGCGCTTACTGGTCCTTCAATAATCTCACAAATTTCGTCGATTACATCTTTAAATACGCGACCTTCTTTAGCGATCAATGAAGGGTTAGTTGTTACACCATCTACGATTCCCAAACGCGCAATACGTTTGATTTCTTCAAGGTTACCTGTGTCTAAGAAAAATTTCATTTCTCTTTTCCTCCTCGTAAAATTCTATAATTTGTATAACGTTAGGCATCAAACTGCAATTTGTAACATGTATCTACAACACGCTTAGAAATAAACACCTATCATTCTATTACCCAAAATGATCGATATGTACACTTTTAAGCGATTGTTTATTATCCAAGACAAATTGCTGAAAAACAATGTCTATGTATCATTTTTACCATAATTAAAGCATTCACACAACTCTTCCTTTTGGTTTTGTGGTCAAATGAAAGGGAACCAAAGACAAACCCAAATCGATATGTTGATTTTAAGAATTGTAATAAACCATATATAGTAGAAAAACGCACTTATTATTGTCAAAATGAGACTTTCAAAAGAAATAAAAATAATTTTAAAATGATAGATTCATTATGTAATATACAATAAATATAAAGTCTACTATTCATAAATAACTTGAAAATGACGAAATTAAATTATGAGCAATTTATGATATGAGGAGTGAACAACTTGGCTAATACATCTGTAAATTCAACAAATGATTCTGGTAATTTTGCGATTACAGGTCATGGATCGATAAGCATTGTAGATATGATGGTAATTTGTATGCAGTATTTTGAAAAAATTGTAGGTAACGATATTATGTTAGGCGTCTGTGATATGACAGAGTTCAAATATTATCGTCCTGCTAGAGAATTGGATCTTGGCTTGCGTCCGGGTACACCTGTTTCACCTGACGATAACAATCTACGGACTGCCCTGGTAGATGGAGTATCTTCTGTTACTCGTGTGCCGGCTTCTGCGTATGGATTTGAATTAGATGCAGCAGCAGTTCCTATTAAAGATGCAAATGGCAAAGTTGTCGGTGCGTTAGCAACAGCGTATACATTGCAACATAATGAACTATTGGCTGATTTTACAACGAATCTAGAAACGATTAGCGAACAGTTAAGTGAAATGGTACAGACTGTAGCTGCTCAATCTCAACAACTATCTGCAACAACAACAGATATTCAGTCCAATACACGTGAAGCTGTTGAAAATTCCAAAGATGTTAATAAAGTAGCTGGATTTATCCGCGAAATTTCAGAGCAAACGAATTTATTAGGTCTGAATGCAGCGATTGAAGCTGCTCGTGTAGGTGAAGCAGGCGCAGGCTTTGGCGTTGTTGCTTCTGAAGTGCGTAAATTATCTGTCGATACCAAACAAGCTACACAAAATATCGAACAATCGCTATCAACTGTACAACAATCGATTCAATATATGGAGCAGGAGATCTCAGCAATAGCCAAATCTTCTCAAGAACAAGCTATTTTAGTTAATGAATTTAGTGAAGTGGTAGATAGCTTAAATCAAATGAGTCACAAATTTAAAAACTTTACAAACGACTTTTTGAAATCTCGTCTGTAATGTTATTAGTATTTATCGTTTGTCGAGAAATAGCAGTTTTCTTCTGAGAGATGAAGAGACTGCTATTTTTTGTTATGGTTAAAAAGGGTTAATAATACAAAAATCTAGTCAATGAAAGGAAGAACTTTATTTATGAGTGCTATTTTTCGTAACGATTGGGCAGACGTATTAGAATCGGAACTGCAAAAGCCATACTATCTGGAGTTACGCCAATTTTTGGCACAAGAATATCGCACAGCAACGATCTATCCAGATATGTATGATATTTTTAATGCTTTGCATTACACGTCACTTGAATCGACCAGAGTCGTTATTTTAGGGCAAGATCCTTATCACGGTCCAGGACAAGCACATGGATTGAGCTTTTCTGTCAAACCGGGGGTCTCAATTCCGCCTTCATTACATAATATCTATCAAGAGCTTCATGATGATCTCGGATGCGCTATTCCTAAGCATGGATCATTGATCCATTGGGCAGAGCAAGGTGTTCTATTATTAAATGCTGTATTGACCGTACGACGTGGACAAGCCGCTTCTCATCAAAATCAAGGGTGGGAAACATTTACAGATCGGATTGTACAGGCTGTCAACGAACGAGAAACACCGGCTGTTTTTATATTGTGGGGAAGTCATGCACAGCGCAAAGGAGCAGCGATTGATCGTACCAAACATCATGTGATTACATCTCCGCATCCAAGCCCATTTTCAGCGCACAAAGGATTTATGGGCAGTAAACCTTTTAGCAATACCAATCAATTTTTGCAGTCTCAGGGAATGGAACCGATCGATTGGTGTATAAAGGATTGATTTGCAGAGTATGTAAGCGTTACAATCATAGAGGTTAATCTTTAGCAATATAATGCTAATCTGTCCTACTATTTTACAGATGATTTGATCCAAAGGAGGATTTTGTCGAGTGGAATACCGTGTAGAGAAAGATACAATAGGCGAAATTAATGTACCTGCTGATAAATTATGGGGTGCACAAACACAGCGAAGTAAAGAAAATTTCAAAATTGGTCAAGAAAAAATGCCGAAGCAAGTCGTATATGCTTTTGCACTACTAAAAAAAAGCGCAGCACTTGTTAATGAACAATTAGGTAAATTATCGACTGATAAAGCACATGCGATCGCTCAAGCCGCAGATGAGATTCTAACAGGTCAATGGGATGAGCATTTCCCGTTGGTAGTCTGGCAGACAGGAAGCGGTACACAGTCCAATATGAACGTCAATGAAGTGATTGCCCATCGTGGTAATCAGTTGCTTGAAGAACAAGGGAAAAGTGAACGTCTACATCCTAATGATGATGTGAATATGTCGCAAAGTTCTAACGATACATTCCCGACAGCATTACATGTAGCAGGTGTATTAGCTGTAGAAGATCATTTGATTCCTGCGATTGCTAAACTTCAACAAACATTTACACAGAAATCAGAAGAGT contains:
- a CDS encoding ABC transporter substrate-binding protein → MVKQKSWFQWIGVFTLALLMVVVTACSSGSSTATNTTAPASTDATASTDSGQPKDGGSLIIAVAADPQVLNPNYAGDRVSLTIDQALYAPLFQVNKGKKTFYLADSLDLSKDNLTYTLTLKKGLTWHDGEKLTADDVVFTINKILDESQHSFLRSSFVIGGKPVQVTKINDTTIQFKLAQVSPAFEAALVQVSPIPKHIFENETDIEKSTKNNNPIGSGPFKFKEYKTGEYITLERFDNYFGGKPHLDSVTYRIAKDTNAANLALQNGEINVKYLDPQDVSTIQATGNFDIQAYSEGRLAYLMFNENSDTGVLNKKEVRQAISYALSRDEIIQVAYTSTDYAEPARSPFTPDALYFDNDVTTYDNNIEKAKQLLQQAGVSNLKLRFIVSSGNKSQEAQSLYIQQKLKEIGIDVELQNMDSSAWSNKFVDPNAKDYELAISGYIMGYDPDAYRILYTSNESSNYTHYNNKKVDQLFVEGSAEADTTKRAAIYKELQEIIAADAPIYPMAYTKTIVAIDKKYGGLDKAILKPVVIFEDLSKIYLKQ
- a CDS encoding ABC transporter permease, which encodes MKSTIVKRLIQIIPMLLFVSIICFGMIKLAPGDPVLSFVTPNMHPEDIERMRQSLGLDKPAYIQYLLWIKEALSGNLGYSLINHQPVLQQMLDRLPATAGLMGISILISVVLAIPIGLLAAANRNRWIDKCINLLCYIGISIPVFWLAILLIYLFAIKLHWLPSVGMRTIGVDSFWDMVKHGILPCAVLSFGFLAVYVRYIRSSTLSQLKEDYVQIQLAYGSSPKLVLFRHVLKHVLLPIITLLGMSLADLVAGAIVTETIFSWPGIGSLGMTAVKGMDYPMIMGITLFSSLMLILGNLIADILYRFADPRIKSTR
- a CDS encoding ABC transporter permease, yielding MKNKWKQVSNEITSSPLGWLAVIVLIVFSLGAILASLSPYDPDQLNVMERMQLPSSGHWFGTDDYGRDYFTRALYGGRISLLVGFLSMIIATVIGVAVGVISGYAGGSIDNLLMRALEILMSIPSFLIILLLSVYLKPGIGNIILIIALLMWMNMARIIRAETMTLKEREYVLYAQASGQSSIGIIMKHILPNLIPLIIVGATNNVASAIMMESALSFLGFGVQPPNATWGSMLNNAQGYLAQDPLLAIFPGLLIFLTVLSFNILGDLLRAGFEPKLIRR
- a CDS encoding ABC transporter ATP-binding protein translates to MTEPLLSVNDLKVSFDTKEGENQALRGVSFDIYTGETIGIVGESGSGKSVTAKAILSLITPPGRIWNGDIRFHGQSLITLNPKQWRKIRGKQIAMIFQDPMTSLNPVKKIGDQMIEIIRRHRGMNKPEAQAEAIKQLEQVGIGQAEARLHQYPHQFSGGMRQRVMIAIALACQPELIIADEPTTALDVTIQSQILFLLKQLKEQSHTTIALITHDLGIVAQICTRVIVMYGGMIMEEGLVEDIFYRPHHPYTKGLLRSLPKRSEGLRERLIPIEGSPPDLLHPPSGCPFMERCPQAHERCATLPPVSHISESHRSMCWLDQEGAHTTDEFNTQI
- a CDS encoding ABC transporter ATP-binding protein: MNSIRKSDNRLDSTPLVQVDQLKKHFVTSTTIWGKTEQVLKAVDGVSFHINRGETFGLVGESGSGKSTVGRCLLRLYDYTDGEVYYDGQNISRMSAKQLKPFRRRIQSIFQDPYSSLNPGMNVAELISEPMNIHRMHTGKDRKEAIVDLLEKVGLQSGHLYRYPHEFSGGQRQRLSIARALSVNPEFIVCDEPISALDVSIQAQVINTLEDLQTELGLTYLFIAHDLSMVHHISDRIGVMYGGRLVEVADSDELYNNPLHPYTQALLSSIPIADPRAVIQPISYTPSVVDPNEAAQAYLLREVSPRHYVSNL
- the fsa gene encoding fructose-6-phosphate aldolase, yielding MKFFLDTGNLEEIKRIARLGIVDGVTTNPSLIAKEGRVFKDVIDEICEIIEGPVSAEVVSLDAEGMLKEAHEIAKWAPNVVIKLPMTEEGLYACNQLSKEGIKTNVTLIFSAAQGLMAAKAGATFISPFVGRLDDIAVDGMKLIRDLRTILDTYGLKSEIIAASIRNVGHVEAAALAGAHIATIPGTLVPVLWKHPLTDSGIERFLKDWESVPQAKEQVKEEAGTK
- a CDS encoding methyl-accepting chemotaxis protein → MANTSVNSTNDSGNFAITGHGSISIVDMMVICMQYFEKIVGNDIMLGVCDMTEFKYYRPARELDLGLRPGTPVSPDDNNLRTALVDGVSSVTRVPASAYGFELDAAAVPIKDANGKVVGALATAYTLQHNELLADFTTNLETISEQLSEMVQTVAAQSQQLSATTTDIQSNTREAVENSKDVNKVAGFIREISEQTNLLGLNAAIEAARVGEAGAGFGVVASEVRKLSVDTKQATQNIEQSLSTVQQSIQYMEQEISAIAKSSQEQAILVNEFSEVVDSLNQMSHKFKNFTNDFLKSRL
- a CDS encoding uracil-DNA glycosylase is translated as MSAIFRNDWADVLESELQKPYYLELRQFLAQEYRTATIYPDMYDIFNALHYTSLESTRVVILGQDPYHGPGQAHGLSFSVKPGVSIPPSLHNIYQELHDDLGCAIPKHGSLIHWAEQGVLLLNAVLTVRRGQAASHQNQGWETFTDRIVQAVNERETPAVFILWGSHAQRKGAAIDRTKHHVITSPHPSPFSAHKGFMGSKPFSNTNQFLQSQGMEPIDWCIKD